The following coding sequences lie in one Arachis ipaensis cultivar K30076 chromosome B03, Araip1.1, whole genome shotgun sequence genomic window:
- the LOC107630252 gene encoding uncharacterized protein LOC107630252 — MTSEGSCERLQRALLECHRRIPAGPSRDSACRHLNHALANCLVFLSCPHESEAVRTLCSSAGTALKRSQCQQAQLSLSLCLSSHQQ; from the coding sequence ATGACAAGCGAAGGCTCATGCGAGCGGCTGCAGCGGGCGCTATTGGAATGCCACCGTCGAATCCCGGCAGGTCCTAGCCGCGACTCAGCTTGCCGTCACCTTAACCACGCCTTGGCCAACTGCCTTGTTTTTCTCTCATGCCCTCATGAATCCGAGGCGGTGCGCACCCTCTGCTCCAGCGCTGGCACCGCTCTCAAGCGCTCCCAGTGCCAACAGGCTCAGCTTTCTCTCTCGCTTTGCCTCTCTTCTCATCAGCAATAG